ATACGTAGTAAGCAGGATACTCAGAGATTTGGTTTTAGTTTGAACTACAAAATCCCAACCAAAAACAAATTGGCAAAAGAAAACCCAAGTTTATTAAACAACGAGAAAAAAGAAGAAGGTAGTTTAATCAACCAATAAATGATTTCCTAAAAAGCTGTACATGATCGTACAGCTTTTTTTATAGCGTTTCTTTTTGAACTAAATCACTTAAATGCAGGCGCAAAGCATTGACCGAAATACAAATTTCCCAAAACGATAAAGCCAAGGAAATTAGTAAACCTAGCAAGCTAAGGCCAAATAGGTAAATACCAGCTGCTTGTTGTTGTAAAAATAAAAGTAACATAGCAAATACACTCAAAAAAAGACTTAATACTCCCGCCATTTGCATATTTCTAATTAAAGTGAGGCGCAAGTTTAGGTTTCTTATTTCCAGTAAAATCAAGTTGTTTTCTTTTTCTTTATAAGTTTTCTTTAATCCACGAACAATAGTTGCAATGGTTAAGAAACGGTTTGTGTAAGCTAGTAATATTAATGAAGTGGCACCAAAAAGGAGTGCAGGTGTTTCTATTTGTAAAATCATTTGATATTGTTTTAAATAAAAATGTAGAGCAGCTAAGTTAATGGTCAATTATTTTTTGATAGAAATCAGCAATAGTTGTTTTGTAAAATTACAAAAATTCAAAGCCATTAGGATTTGTATTTGCATTTATATTAAATTTACTTTCTTAATATAGGGATATGCCACAAACATTGAAATACAGGTTAAAAAATATTTTCATACATCAGCTTAAGGATTTAGGGACTTTTTTAAGTGTTTTATATGCTGTAGTATTGGGATCTGCAATTATGATATTGGAATATACGTTGCATTTAGAATCCATTTTTTCAATTGCAATTGTAGATACGTACACAAGGTTGCTCTCTGTGACTAATGTTTTAATTTCAATTCTTATAGGGATATCGCTCACAACTTTTTCGGTTATTTTTGTTGTAATGCAGTTGGCTTCCTCACAGTTTTCGCCCCGTATTTTAAGGCATTTTTTAATTAACGATTTTAAAATGCAAAAGTTTATTGGGCTCTTTGTAGGTAGCATTTCGTTGTGTGTCTTACCGCAATTAGCTTCTGTTTTTTCGCCCGAAAGACCGTTTTTAGCAACACTTGCTGTAGGTACATTATTTGCTTTTTATGGTTTATCATGGTCTTATCCTAACATGATTACGTATTTAAGTATCAATATGAATGTCTCTAGTATTACAAATAGGATAAAAGTAGACATGATTGAAGAGATCAATATTTTGTACCAAGAGAATTGGAGTTTAGGCAAAAACGTATCATATAAAAGAGCAGAAATTCATCCAGATAAATTCAAAGTATCTGTTGTGAGTCCATTTGACTCAGGGTATTTAGATAGCGTTAATTATGTTAAATTAAAGAAAGTTACAGCATACATTTTACGATCTGAAGTAGGATTTTGTTTCGAAAATGCGTACCAAAAACCCATTGTTGGAGAGTTTATAATGAAGGGAACCACTACATTGTTGACATTGGTTTTTGACCAAGATCTGACTCCTGCACAAGTTCAAGAATTGCAAAATCAAGTTGGCTCCATTGTAAAAGATGCTTTTCAGGTAGAACAATTTAGAAGCCACACTCAAGATATTAATTTTGGCGTTCGTAAACTCGTTGATATTGCCATAAAAGCCATTTCTCCAGCCGTAAATGATCCTACTACTTGTCTCAATTGTATAGACCAAATAGGAGAAATTGCCAAAGAATTAGCCATCAAAGAATTTCCATCAACGGATGCTAAATCACTAAAATCCGAGCATATCCAAGTAAATGAATTCAACTTTGAAGAGTTTGTAGATTTTTGTTATGATCAAATCTTTCAGTGGGGCAAGGAAGATCCTACGGTTATCAAACGAATGATCAGATCCATTAGAATCATACTACCCTTAGTTGAGAATCCTTTTCATCTCAAGGTG
This portion of the Flavobacterium sp. CECT 9288 genome encodes:
- a CDS encoding DUF2721 domain-containing protein → MILQIETPALLFGATSLILLAYTNRFLTIATIVRGLKKTYKEKENNLILLEIRNLNLRLTLIRNMQMAGVLSLFLSVFAMLLLFLQQQAAGIYLFGLSLLGLLISLALSFWEICISVNALRLHLSDLVQKETL
- a CDS encoding DUF2254 family protein, whose protein sequence is MPQTLKYRLKNIFIHQLKDLGTFLSVLYAVVLGSAIMILEYTLHLESIFSIAIVDTYTRLLSVTNVLISILIGISLTTFSVIFVVMQLASSQFSPRILRHFLINDFKMQKFIGLFVGSISLCVLPQLASVFSPERPFLATLAVGTLFAFYGLSWSYPNMITYLSINMNVSSITNRIKVDMIEEINILYQENWSLGKNVSYKRAEIHPDKFKVSVVSPFDSGYLDSVNYVKLKKVTAYILRSEVGFCFENAYQKPIVGEFIMKGTTTLLTLVFDQDLTPAQVQELQNQVGSIVKDAFQVEQFRSHTQDINFGVRKLVDIAIKAISPAVNDPTTCLNCIDQIGEIAKELAIKEFPSTDAKSLKSEHIQVNEFNFEEFVDFCYDQIFQWGKEDPTVIKRMIRSIRIILPLVENPFHLKVLIQQVEDMELADIYNMTNHANGTLKISKEKLVTIENELLQFRKKAKQQILRLQQKGILSFYEANRVSVNEAICSIQFDAIAYLNAYNQ